A single region of the Pseudomonas sp. B21-023 genome encodes:
- a CDS encoding ABC transporter permease, with translation MALSPLNRRRFERFKANRRGWWSLWIFLVLFVLSLGAEFIANDKPIAVRYDGEWYFPAFKRYPETTFGGEFPLEANYKSPYIRELLAKKDAFVLWAPIPYSYQSINYDLKVPAPAPPSTDNLLGTDDQGRDVLARVIYGFRISVLFALTLTIASSIIGVIAGALQGFYGGWVDLAGQRFLEIWSGLPVLYLLIILASFVQPNFWWLLGIMLLFSWMSLVDVVRAEFLRGRNLEYVRAARALGMRNGPIMYRHILPNAMISTMTFMPFILTGAIGTLTALDFLGFGLPAGSPSLGELVAQGKSNLQAPWLGISAFAVLAVMLSLLVFIGESARDAFDPRK, from the coding sequence ATGGCCCTCTCCCCTCTAAACCGCCGGCGCTTCGAGCGCTTCAAGGCCAACCGCCGCGGCTGGTGGTCGCTGTGGATCTTCCTGGTGCTGTTCGTGCTCAGCCTGGGCGCCGAGTTCATCGCCAACGACAAGCCCATCGCCGTGCGCTACGACGGCGAATGGTACTTCCCGGCCTTCAAGCGCTACCCGGAAACCACCTTCGGCGGCGAGTTCCCGCTGGAGGCCAACTACAAGAGCCCGTATATCCGCGAGTTGCTGGCCAAGAAAGACGCCTTCGTGCTGTGGGCGCCGATACCCTACAGCTACCAGAGCATCAACTACGACCTGAAAGTGCCCGCCCCCGCGCCGCCCTCCACCGACAACCTGCTGGGCACCGACGACCAGGGCCGCGACGTGCTGGCCCGGGTGATCTACGGCTTCCGCATCTCGGTGCTGTTCGCCCTGACGCTGACCATCGCCAGCTCGATCATCGGTGTAATCGCCGGCGCCCTGCAGGGCTTCTACGGCGGCTGGGTGGACCTCGCCGGCCAGCGCTTCTTGGAGATCTGGTCCGGCCTGCCGGTGCTGTACCTGCTGATCATCCTCGCCAGTTTCGTGCAGCCCAACTTCTGGTGGTTGCTGGGCATCATGCTGCTGTTCTCGTGGATGAGCCTGGTGGACGTGGTGCGCGCCGAGTTCCTGCGCGGGCGCAACCTGGAATACGTGCGCGCCGCCCGCGCCCTGGGCATGCGCAACGGCCCGATCATGTACCGGCATATCCTGCCCAACGCGATGATCTCGACCATGACCTTCATGCCGTTCATCCTCACCGGCGCCATCGGCACCCTCACCGCCCTGGACTTCCTCGGCTTCGGCCTGCCCGCCGGCTCCCCCTCGCTGGGCGAGCTGGTGGCCCAGGGCAAGTCCAACCTGCAAGCCCCGTGGCTGGGCATCAGCGCCTTTGCCGTGCTGGCGGTGATGCTGAGCCTGCTGGTATTCATCGGTGAATCCGCCCGCGACGCCTTCGACCCGAGGAAATGA
- a CDS encoding microcin C ABC transporter permease YejB, which yields MLAYILRRLLLIIPTLFGILIINFIIVQAAPGGPVEQMIAKLEGFDGATSRIAGGGAEVSVAGSNYRGAQGLDPALIAEIERMYGFDKSAPERLWIMVKNYAQLDFGNSFFRDAKVIDLIAEKMPVSISLGLWSTLIMYLVSIPLGIAKAVRHGSHFDVWTSSAIIVGYAIPAFLFAILLIVLFAGGSYFDWFPLRGLTSNNFDELSTTGKVLDYFWHLVLPITALVIGNFATMTLLTKNSFLDEINKQYVVTAKAKGLSRTRVLCGHVFRNAMLLVIAGFPSAFIGIFFTGSLLIEVIFSLDGLGLMSFEAAINRDYPVVFGTLFIFTLLGLVVKLIGDLTYTLVDPRIDFASREH from the coding sequence ATGCTGGCTTATATCCTGCGGCGCCTGCTGCTGATCATCCCCACCCTGTTCGGCATCCTCATCATCAACTTCATCATCGTCCAGGCCGCCCCCGGCGGCCCGGTGGAACAGATGATCGCCAAGCTCGAAGGCTTCGACGGCGCCACCAGCCGCATCGCCGGCGGCGGCGCCGAAGTCTCGGTGGCCGGCTCCAACTACCGTGGCGCACAAGGCTTGGACCCGGCGCTGATCGCCGAGATCGAGCGCATGTACGGCTTCGACAAATCCGCGCCCGAACGGTTGTGGATCATGGTCAAGAACTACGCCCAGCTGGATTTTGGCAACAGCTTCTTCCGCGACGCCAAGGTCATCGACCTGATCGCCGAGAAGATGCCCGTGTCCATCTCGCTGGGGCTATGGAGCACACTGATCATGTACCTGGTGTCGATCCCGCTGGGGATCGCCAAGGCGGTGCGCCACGGTAGCCACTTCGACGTGTGGACCAGCTCGGCGATCATTGTCGGCTACGCCATCCCGGCATTCCTGTTCGCCATCCTGCTGATCGTGCTGTTCGCCGGCGGCAGCTACTTCGACTGGTTCCCGTTGCGCGGGCTGACCTCCAACAACTTCGACGAGCTCAGCACCACCGGCAAGGTGCTCGACTACTTCTGGCACCTGGTGCTGCCCATCACCGCCCTGGTGATCGGCAACTTCGCCACCATGACCCTGTTGACCAAGAACAGCTTCCTCGACGAGATCAACAAGCAGTACGTGGTCACCGCCAAGGCCAAGGGCCTGAGCCGCACCCGCGTGCTCTGCGGCCATGTGTTCCGCAACGCCATGCTGCTGGTGATCGCCGGCTTCCCCTCGGCGTTCATCGGCATCTTCTTCACAGGGTCCCTGCTGATCGAGGTGATATTCAGCCTCGACGGCCTGGGCCTGATGAGTTTCGAAGCGGCGATCAACCGCGACTACCCGGTGGTGTTCGGCACCTTGTTCATCTTCACCCTGCTCGGTCTGGTGGTGAAGCTGATCGGCGACCTCACCTACACCCTGGTCGATCCACGCATCGACTTCGCCAGCCGGGAGCACTGA
- a CDS encoding extracellular solute-binding protein — translation MTPTLRRLAASLLLTCLTLPAVAAPQHALTLYDEAPKYPANFKHFEYVNPDAPKGGTFRQSSFGGFDSLNPFINKGVPADNVGAIYDTLMRQSLDEPFTEYGLVAGKIEKAPDNSWVRFYLRPEARFHDGHPMRAEDVVFTFNALIKDGAPLYRQYYADVAEVVAEAPLTVLFKFKHNNNRELPLILGQLPVLPKHWYQGRDFDRGNLEIPLGSGPYKVAEVKAGRSIRYERVKDYWAKDLPINRGFYNFDVMTFDSYRDNTVALEALKAGQFDYGLEVSAKNWATAYDVPAVRDGRLIKEELPNGNPVGMQGFIFNLRKPMFQDIRVRHAISLLLDFEWTNKQLFNGAYTRTGSYFENSEMAASGLPSPAELKILEPLRGKVPAEVFNGAFHNPVTDGSGMIRDQQRQAYKLLQEAGWKVVDDKMVDKDGKPMTIEFLLAQTQFERVLLPFKRNLADLGINLEIRRVDVSQYITRLRSRDYDMIVGGFAQSNSPGNEQREYWNSAAADNPGSRNFIGLRDPAIDQLVEQLINADSRQSLIEHCRALDRVLQWGYYVIPNWHIKTWRVAYWNHIGHPAVSPKYDIGIDTWWIKPDVTPAVSEATVPDEAN, via the coding sequence ATGACGCCGACCCTGCGCCGCCTGGCCGCGAGCCTGCTGCTGACCTGCCTCACGCTCCCGGCCGTGGCCGCCCCGCAACACGCCCTGACCCTGTACGACGAGGCACCGAAATACCCGGCCAACTTCAAGCACTTCGAGTACGTCAACCCCGACGCACCGAAGGGCGGCACCTTCCGCCAGTCCAGCTTCGGCGGCTTCGACAGCCTCAACCCGTTCATCAACAAGGGCGTGCCCGCCGACAACGTCGGCGCCATCTACGACACCCTGATGCGCCAGAGCCTGGACGAGCCCTTCACCGAGTACGGCCTGGTGGCCGGCAAGATCGAAAAGGCCCCCGACAACAGCTGGGTGCGCTTCTACCTGCGCCCCGAGGCACGCTTCCACGACGGCCACCCGATGCGCGCCGAGGACGTGGTATTCACCTTCAACGCCCTGATCAAGGACGGCGCGCCGCTGTACCGCCAGTACTACGCCGACGTCGCAGAAGTAGTCGCCGAAGCGCCGCTCACGGTGCTGTTCAAGTTCAAGCACAACAACAACCGCGAGCTGCCGCTGATCCTCGGCCAGCTGCCGGTGCTGCCCAAGCACTGGTACCAAGGCCGCGACTTCGACCGCGGCAACCTGGAGATCCCGCTCGGCAGCGGCCCGTACAAGGTCGCCGAGGTGAAGGCCGGCCGCTCGATCCGCTACGAGCGGGTCAAGGACTACTGGGCCAAGGACCTGCCGATCAACCGCGGCTTCTACAATTTCGATGTGATGACCTTCGACTCCTACCGCGACAACACCGTCGCCCTCGAAGCACTCAAGGCCGGCCAGTTCGACTACGGCCTGGAGGTGAGCGCGAAGAACTGGGCCACCGCCTACGACGTGCCCGCCGTGCGCGATGGCCGGCTGATCAAGGAAGAGCTGCCCAACGGCAACCCCGTCGGCATGCAGGGCTTCATCTTCAACCTGCGCAAGCCGATGTTCCAGGACATCCGCGTGCGCCACGCCATCAGCCTGCTGCTGGACTTCGAATGGACCAACAAGCAGCTGTTCAACGGCGCCTACACCCGCACCGGCAGCTACTTCGAGAACTCCGAAATGGCCGCCAGCGGCCTGCCCAGCCCCGCCGAGCTGAAGATCCTCGAGCCGCTGCGCGGCAAGGTGCCGGCCGAAGTGTTCAACGGCGCCTTCCACAACCCGGTCACCGACGGCAGCGGCATGATCCGCGACCAGCAGCGCCAGGCCTACAAGCTGCTGCAGGAGGCCGGCTGGAAGGTCGTCGACGACAAGATGGTCGATAAAGACGGCAAGCCGATGACCATCGAGTTCCTCCTGGCCCAGACCCAGTTCGAGCGCGTGCTGCTGCCGTTCAAGCGCAACCTCGCGGACCTTGGCATCAACCTCGAGATCCGCCGCGTGGACGTGTCGCAGTACATCACCCGCCTGCGCTCGCGTGACTACGACATGATCGTCGGCGGCTTCGCGCAATCCAACTCGCCCGGCAACGAGCAGCGCGAGTACTGGAACAGCGCCGCCGCCGACAACCCCGGCAGCCGCAATTTCATCGGCCTGCGCGACCCTGCCATCGACCAGCTGGTGGAGCAGTTGATCAACGCCGACTCCCGGCAGAGCCTGATCGAGCACTGCCGCGCCCTGGACCGTGTACTGCAATGGGGTTACTACGTGATCCCCAACTGGCACATCAAGACCTGGCGCGTGGCCTACTGGAACCATATCGGCCACCCCGCCGTATCACCCAAGTACGACATCGGTATCGACACCTGGTGGATCAAACCCGACGTCACGCCCGCGGTAAGCGAAGCCACCGTTCCGGATGAGGCCAACTGA
- a CDS encoding extracellular solute-binding protein — protein MIRPLLLSLSLALSFPAVAMVSESHGYAQFGTLKYPASFTHFDWVNPQAPKGGTLRAMAFGTFDTLNPYTFKGSSPVTTPNFLQYGINELNEPLMVGTGMYDPSGDEPTSSYGLIARSVEYSEDRSWVVFNLRPEARFHDGVPITAQDVAFSYRTLLKDGHPIYRTNLQEVARVDILGPLRIRFVFKRAGNPLLILRLGEMPVLPKHYWAKRDFKATTFEPPLGSGPYRITEVQPGRRLVFERVKNYWGKDLAVNRGKYNFKRVEYEFYRDATVAFEAFKAGEFDIYIEHQAKNWANGYNFPAVRRGEVIKAQIPHKIPTQTQGLFMNSRRAAFSDPRVRQALGLMLDFEWTNRALFSSAYRRSTSYYPNSDFTASGLPTGKEWLLLKPFRDQLPDKLFTEPYQVSHTDGSGISRPALRQALALFAQAGWKLNGQRLVDSKGQPFRLELLLVNPNLERILQPYVENLASIGIDARLRTVDRAQYKQRLDQFDFDMILMTLNQTLSPGLEQWLYFHSSQAATKGSKNYAGVKDPVVDHLLDTLLAARSRDDQIAAARALDRVLSWQYYMIPNWYLDNHRLAYRNRFAFVTTPPYTLGLNSWWIKKPSEKAK, from the coding sequence TTGATACGTCCCCTCCTGCTGTCACTCAGCCTGGCCTTGAGCTTCCCCGCCGTCGCGATGGTGAGCGAAAGCCACGGATACGCGCAGTTCGGCACGCTCAAGTACCCGGCCAGCTTTACCCACTTTGACTGGGTCAACCCGCAAGCCCCCAAAGGCGGCACGTTGCGGGCCATGGCCTTCGGCACCTTCGACACGCTCAACCCTTACACCTTCAAGGGCTCGAGCCCGGTCACCACGCCCAACTTCCTGCAGTACGGCATCAACGAGCTGAACGAGCCGCTGATGGTCGGCACCGGCATGTACGACCCGTCCGGCGACGAACCCACCTCCAGCTACGGCCTGATCGCCCGCTCGGTCGAGTACAGCGAGGACCGCAGCTGGGTGGTGTTCAACCTGCGCCCCGAGGCGCGCTTCCACGATGGCGTGCCGATCACCGCGCAGGACGTGGCGTTTTCCTACCGCACGCTGCTCAAGGACGGCCACCCGATCTACCGCACCAACCTGCAGGAAGTGGCCCGGGTCGATATCCTCGGCCCGCTGCGCATCCGCTTCGTGTTCAAGCGCGCTGGCAACCCGCTGCTGATCCTGCGCCTGGGCGAGATGCCGGTGCTGCCCAAGCACTACTGGGCCAAGCGCGACTTCAAGGCCACCACCTTCGAACCACCACTGGGTAGCGGCCCGTACCGCATCACCGAGGTGCAGCCGGGCCGGCGCCTGGTGTTCGAACGGGTGAAGAACTACTGGGGCAAGGACCTGGCGGTTAACCGCGGCAAGTACAACTTCAAGCGCGTCGAATACGAGTTCTACCGCGACGCCACCGTGGCCTTCGAAGCGTTCAAGGCCGGTGAATTCGACATCTACATCGAGCACCAGGCGAAGAACTGGGCCAACGGCTACAACTTCCCCGCCGTACGCCGTGGCGAGGTGATCAAGGCGCAGATTCCGCACAAGATCCCCACGCAAACCCAAGGCCTGTTCATGAACAGTCGCCGCGCCGCGTTCAGCGACCCACGGGTGCGCCAGGCGCTAGGCCTGATGCTCGACTTCGAGTGGACCAACCGCGCCCTGTTCAGCAGCGCCTACCGCCGCTCGACCAGCTATTACCCGAACAGCGACTTCACCGCCAGCGGCCTGCCCACCGGCAAGGAATGGCTGCTGCTCAAGCCATTCCGCGACCAGTTGCCGGACAAGCTGTTCACCGAGCCCTACCAGGTCAGCCACACCGACGGCAGCGGCATCAGCCGCCCCGCCCTGCGCCAGGCCCTGGCCCTGTTCGCCCAGGCCGGCTGGAAGCTCAACGGCCAGCGCCTGGTCGACAGCAAAGGCCAACCGTTCAGGCTGGAGCTGCTGCTGGTGAACCCCAACCTCGAACGCATCCTGCAACCTTATGTCGAAAATCTGGCCAGCATCGGCATCGATGCGCGCTTGCGCACCGTGGACCGCGCCCAGTACAAACAACGGCTCGACCAGTTCGATTTCGACATGATCCTGATGACCCTGAACCAGACCCTGAGCCCGGGCCTTGAACAGTGGCTGTATTTCCACTCAAGCCAGGCCGCCACCAAGGGCAGCAAGAACTATGCTGGCGTGAAGGACCCGGTGGTCGACCACCTGCTCGACACCTTGCTCGCCGCCCGCAGCCGCGATGACCAGATTGCCGCCGCGCGCGCCCTGGACCGCGTGCTCTCATGGCAGTACTACATGATCCCCAACTGGTACCTCGACAATCACCGCCTGGCCTACCGCAACCGGTTCGCCTTCGTCACCACGCCGCCCTACACCCTCGGGCTGAACAGCTGGTGGATCAAGAAGCCTTCGGAGAAAGCCAAATGA
- a CDS encoding lytic transglycosylase domain-containing protein, giving the protein MSSRSRRTSHSVALTRLAQISALALAATLVGCQSTRQLDEADSVRAHNYQARIKHKPAPLVVKPKEQAPPQDVWERMRQGFALQDGMDVNPRIEQQRLWFASNPSFLENAGERGSLYLHYIVERLEERDMPLELALLPAIESAYNPMAYSRAHAAGMWQFIPSTGRHFNLRQTNFYDGRRDVTASTNAALDYLNRLHDMFNGDWLLALAAYNAGEGTVSRAIERNERLGLPTDYWNLPLPQETRDYVPKLLALSQVVNTPAAYGVNLNPIANEPYFEAVAINDRLDLSRVAAFADIDEDELIQLNPAFKKRMTVDGPQQLLVPTAKAQLLSDRMSNLKPEELVSLQPNKAVFQAALAEAKAPAARSYRVKRGDNLGSIAKANRVSVKQLQSWNRIRGNSLKVGQVLALRGGSAPSAAANRVADSKQRSTQYKVRKGDSYYLVAKRFNVEMKHLKRWNPRTGHALKPGQTLTVYLAR; this is encoded by the coding sequence ATGTCTTCCCGTAGCCGCAGAACCTCTCATTCGGTCGCCCTGACGCGACTGGCCCAGATCAGTGCACTGGCGCTGGCCGCCACCCTGGTCGGCTGCCAGAGCACCCGTCAGCTGGACGAAGCCGACAGCGTTCGCGCGCACAACTATCAGGCGCGGATCAAGCACAAACCAGCGCCGCTGGTGGTCAAGCCCAAGGAGCAGGCACCGCCGCAGGACGTCTGGGAGCGCATGCGCCAGGGCTTCGCCCTGCAGGACGGCATGGACGTCAACCCGCGCATCGAACAGCAGCGCCTGTGGTTCGCCAGCAACCCGTCGTTCCTCGAGAACGCCGGCGAGCGCGGCAGCCTCTACCTGCACTACATCGTCGAGCGCCTCGAAGAACGCGACATGCCGCTGGAACTGGCCCTGCTGCCGGCCATCGAGAGCGCCTACAACCCGATGGCCTACTCCCGGGCGCATGCCGCCGGCATGTGGCAGTTCATCCCGTCCACCGGGCGCCACTTCAACCTGCGCCAGACCAACTTCTACGATGGCCGTCGCGACGTCACCGCCTCGACCAACGCCGCGCTGGATTACCTGAACCGCCTGCATGACATGTTCAACGGCGACTGGCTGCTGGCCCTGGCGGCCTACAACGCCGGTGAAGGCACCGTCAGCCGCGCCATCGAGCGCAACGAGCGCCTGGGCCTGCCGACCGACTACTGGAACCTGCCGCTGCCGCAGGAAACCCGCGACTACGTGCCCAAGCTGCTGGCCCTGTCGCAGGTGGTCAACACCCCGGCCGCCTACGGGGTCAACCTGAACCCCATTGCCAACGAGCCGTACTTCGAAGCCGTCGCCATCAACGACCGCCTCGACCTGTCCCGCGTGGCCGCCTTCGCCGACATCGACGAAGACGAACTGATCCAGCTCAACCCTGCCTTCAAGAAGCGCATGACCGTGGACGGCCCACAACAACTGCTGGTGCCGACCGCCAAGGCGCAACTGCTCAGCGACCGCATGTCCAACCTCAAGCCCGAGGAACTGGTCAGCCTGCAACCGAACAAGGCCGTGTTCCAGGCCGCCCTGGCCGAGGCCAAGGCGCCTGCGGCGCGCAGCTACCGGGTCAAGCGTGGCGACAACCTGGGCAGCATCGCCAAGGCCAACCGGGTGTCGGTCAAGCAGCTGCAAAGCTGGAACCGCATCCGCGGCAACAGCCTCAAGGTCGGCCAGGTCCTGGCCCTGCGTGGCGGCAGCGCGCCGAGCGCGGCAGCCAACCGCGTGGCCGACTCCAAGCAACGCTCCACCCAGTACAAGGTGCGTAAGGGCGACTCGTACTACCTGGTGGCCAAGCGCTTCAACGTCGAGATGAAGCACCTCAAGCGCTGGAACCCACGTACCGGGCATGCGCTCAAGCCAGGCCAGACCCTGACCGTCTACCTCGCGCGCTGA
- the gloB gene encoding hydroxyacylglutathione hydrolase has product MIQIDALPAFNDNYIWLLQDTANRRCAVVDPGDAGPVRAWLEQHPDWALQAILVTHHHHDHVGGVEALKQATGAQVYGPASEPIPGRDIALEDGARIEVLGLAFEVLAMPGHTLGHIAYYTAQSPTPLLFSGDTLFAAGCGRLFEGTPEQMHHSLQRLAALPAATEVYCAHEYTLSNLRFARAVEPDNEHVRQRFEDVTRLRADNRITLPSNIGLERLTNPFLRTAETFVKQKADEWKGHSNPSQATVFAALRSWKDVF; this is encoded by the coding sequence ATGATACAGATCGATGCCCTACCCGCTTTCAACGACAACTACATCTGGTTGTTACAGGATACTGCCAATCGCCGCTGCGCAGTGGTCGACCCCGGTGACGCCGGGCCGGTGCGCGCATGGCTGGAGCAGCACCCGGACTGGGCATTGCAGGCGATCCTCGTCACCCACCACCACCATGACCACGTCGGCGGCGTCGAAGCGTTGAAACAGGCCACCGGCGCCCAGGTGTACGGCCCTGCCAGCGAACCTATCCCGGGCCGCGATATCGCCCTGGAAGACGGCGCACGCATCGAGGTGCTGGGCCTGGCCTTCGAGGTCCTGGCCATGCCCGGCCACACCCTGGGGCACATCGCCTATTACACTGCGCAATCGCCCACACCGCTACTGTTCAGTGGCGATACCCTGTTCGCCGCCGGCTGCGGCCGCTTGTTCGAAGGCACGCCCGAGCAGATGCACCATTCGCTGCAACGCCTGGCCGCCCTGCCCGCCGCGACCGAAGTGTACTGCGCCCACGAATACACCCTGAGCAACCTGCGATTCGCCCGTGCCGTGGAACCCGACAATGAACACGTTCGCCAACGGTTCGAGGACGTTACCCGGTTGCGCGCCGACAATCGCATTACCTTGCCCTCCAACATTGGCCTGGAGCGCCTGACCAACCCGTTTTTGCGCACCGCTGAAACATTCGTTAAACAAAAAGCAGACGAATGGAAGGGACATTCCAACCCCAGCCAAGCCACTGTTTTTGCTGCCTTGAGGTCTTGGAAGGACGTGTTCTGA
- a CDS encoding methyltransferase domain-containing protein, giving the protein MTDQAFAQADPDWVELIRLARDWFDGPLGQLMLKEEEKLLEEELRRFFGGYLVHYGPCAEPPPNAPQVQRNVRLGAPLPGVEIVCEEQAWPLSEHAADVVVLQHGLDFSLSPHGLLREAASSVRPGGHLLIIGINPWSSWGVRHFFSHGALRKARCISPSRVGDWLNLLGFALEKRRFGCYRPPLASPAWQQRLAGWERVAGGWQTAGGGVYLLVARKMVVGLRPLRLERREPMGKLLPLPLAKVNRSATHPESEKH; this is encoded by the coding sequence ATGACCGACCAAGCCTTCGCCCAGGCCGACCCCGACTGGGTCGAGCTGATCCGCCTGGCCCGCGACTGGTTCGATGGGCCTCTTGGGCAGTTGATGCTCAAGGAGGAGGAAAAGTTGCTCGAAGAAGAGCTGCGGCGCTTCTTCGGTGGCTACCTTGTGCACTACGGCCCCTGCGCCGAACCTCCGCCCAATGCCCCGCAGGTGCAGCGCAACGTGCGCCTGGGCGCGCCGCTGCCGGGGGTGGAGATCGTCTGCGAGGAGCAGGCCTGGCCGCTGTCGGAGCACGCCGCCGACGTGGTGGTGCTGCAGCATGGCCTGGACTTCAGCCTGTCTCCCCACGGGCTGCTGCGTGAGGCCGCCAGTTCCGTGCGCCCGGGGGGGCACCTGCTGATCATCGGGATCAACCCCTGGAGCAGTTGGGGCGTGCGTCATTTCTTCAGCCACGGGGCCTTGCGCAAGGCCCGTTGCATCTCGCCGTCGCGGGTTGGCGACTGGCTCAACCTGCTGGGCTTCGCGCTGGAGAAACGCCGCTTCGGGTGTTATCGTCCGCCGCTTGCCTCGCCGGCCTGGCAACAGCGCCTGGCTGGCTGGGAGCGCGTGGCCGGGGGCTGGCAAACTGCCGGCGGCGGTGTCTACCTGCTGGTGGCGCGCAAGATGGTGGTGGGCCTGCGGCCGTTGCGTCTGGAGCGCCGCGAGCCGATGGGCAAGCTGCTGCCGCTGCCGCTGGCCAAGGTCAACCGCAGCGCCACCCATCCCGAATCCGAAAAGCACTGA
- the rnhA gene encoding ribonuclease HI, giving the protein MSDSVEIYTDGACKGNPGPGGWGVLIVYKGVEKELWGGERETTNNRMELMAAIEGLKALKRECEVLLTTDSQYVMKGINEWMVNWKKRGWKTAAKEPVKNADLWVQLDEQVNRHKVTWKWVRGHIGHPGNERADQLANRGVDEVRAQR; this is encoded by the coding sequence ATGAGCGATAGCGTCGAGATCTACACCGATGGTGCCTGCAAGGGCAACCCTGGCCCAGGCGGCTGGGGTGTGCTGATTGTCTACAAGGGCGTCGAGAAGGAATTGTGGGGCGGCGAGCGCGAGACCACCAACAACCGCATGGAGCTGATGGCGGCGATCGAGGGGCTCAAGGCGCTCAAGCGCGAGTGCGAGGTGCTGCTGACCACCGACTCGCAATACGTCATGAAGGGCATCAACGAGTGGATGGTCAATTGGAAGAAGCGCGGTTGGAAGACCGCCGCGAAAGAGCCGGTGAAGAACGCTGACCTGTGGGTGCAGCTCGATGAGCAGGTCAACCGGCACAAGGTGACCTGGAAGTGGGTCCGTGGGCATATCGGCCATCCGGGCAACGAGCGGGCCGACCAGCTGGCCAATCGTGGGGTTGATGAGGTTCGCGCGCAACGTTGA
- the dnaQ gene encoding DNA polymerase III subunit epsilon has translation MEQQQDKRFVILDTETTGMPVAEGHRIIEIGCVEVVGRRLTGRHFHVYLQPDRESDEGAINVHGITDAFLVGKPRFGDVAEEFFEFIQGATLVIHNAAFDVGFINNEFALIGQQDRADISQHCPILDTLMMARSRHPGQRNSLDALCKRYGIDNSGRELHGALLDSELLADVYLAMTGGQTSLSLAGEGAGDEDGQGGTGSEIRRIVGRAPGRVIMANEEELEAHAERLAAIAKSAGGPSMWQALTEPAAS, from the coding sequence GTGGAGCAGCAGCAAGACAAACGGTTCGTCATCCTCGACACCGAGACCACCGGCATGCCGGTGGCCGAAGGCCACCGCATCATCGAGATCGGTTGCGTCGAGGTCGTGGGCCGGCGCCTGACCGGGCGGCACTTCCATGTCTACCTGCAGCCCGACCGCGAGAGTGACGAGGGCGCGATCAACGTCCACGGCATCACCGATGCTTTCCTGGTCGGCAAACCGCGTTTCGGCGATGTGGCCGAGGAGTTCTTCGAGTTCATCCAGGGCGCCACCCTGGTCATCCACAACGCGGCGTTCGACGTCGGCTTCATCAACAACGAGTTCGCCCTGATCGGCCAGCAGGATCGTGCCGATATCTCGCAGCATTGCCCGATCCTCGACACCCTGATGATGGCGCGCTCGCGCCACCCGGGGCAGCGCAACAGCCTCGATGCCCTGTGCAAACGCTACGGCATCGACAACTCCGGCCGTGAGCTGCACGGCGCACTGCTCGACTCGGAACTGCTGGCAGACGTCTACCTGGCGATGACCGGTGGCCAGACCAGCTTGTCGCTGGCGGGCGAAGGGGCGGGCGACGAGGATGGGCAGGGCGGCACCGGCAGTGAAATCCGCCGTATCGTCGGGCGTGCGCCGGGGCGGGTGATCATGGCCAACGAGGAAGAGCTCGAGGCCCATGCCGAGCGGCTGGCGGCCATCGCCAAGTCGGCGGGTGGGCCGTCGATGTGGCAGGCATTGACCGAGCCAGCGGCCAGCTGA